A genome region from Osmerus mordax isolate fOsmMor3 chromosome 27, fOsmMor3.pri, whole genome shotgun sequence includes the following:
- the LOC136936590 gene encoding desmoglein-2.1-like — protein sequence MFVELPFEPKQHLISYHIEGQGEDREVPLLSTPWMISAPQTIAMGLKGANTTMAVHNMAAVSNMSAFGGMYLDYEQTEMVEVDSMDMTYFQGMAEHSVYLDNTLPDRILDNYYSQKASCAAQNYSQKDSLLLYDYEGQGSPVGSVGCCSLLESDNDLQFLSDLGPKFRTLAEVCSLPKPVVEGVVDPGDTDVERLPKTTIPRSRVSIHPSGQSSSSNLHTSQASTSNLNQSSTSNLIRQPVPLSPPAGQTILVQQHVPLSPPAGQTILVQQPMYYTPTPMLQPMHYVVEPQVHNTVLLAERPAANLQGMIVVNGPPPGPAQGQGMVLVERSGENHSGIQALSA from the exons ATGTTTGTCGAGCTCCCCTTCGAGCCCAAACAACACCTGATATCCTACCACATAGAGGGACAGGGGGAAGACAGG GAGGTGCCTCTGCTGTCCACCCCATGGATGATCTCTGCCCCCCAGACCATCGCCATGGGGCTGAAGGGGGCCAACACCACCATGGCGGTTCACAACATGGCTGCCGTGTCCAACATGAGTGCCTTCGGAGGCATGTACCTTGACTATGAGCAGACAGAAATGGTGGAGGTGGATTCCATGGACATGACCTACTTCCAAGGCATGGCGGAGCACAGCGTGTACCTAGATAACACTCTTCCGGATCGTATCTTGGACAATTACTACTCACAG AAAGCAAGCTGTGCAGCACAGAACTACTCCCAGAAAGACAGTCTGTTGCTGTACGACTACGAGGGCCAGGGTTCTCCTGTGGGCTCAGTGGGCTGCTGCAGCCTCCTGGAATCTGACAACGACCTCCAGTTTCTCAGCGACCTGGGGCCAAAGTTCAGGACCCTGGCTGAGGTCTGCTCCCTTCCCAAACCTGTTGTTGAAGGCGTTGTTGACCCAGGAGATACTGACGTCGAAAGACTACCAAAGACCACCATCCCTCGCAGTCGTGTCAGCATCCATCCATCCGGCCAGTCATCCTCCAGCAACTTACACACCTCCCAGGCATCCACCAGCAACCTCAACCAGTCATCCACCAGCAAC TTGATCCGTCAGCCtgttcctctgtctccccctgctggtcagaCCATCCTGGTGCAGCAGCAtgttcctctgtctccccctgctggtcagaCCATCCTGGTGCAGCAGCCTATGTACTACACCCCCACTCCCATGCTGCAGCCTATGCACTACGTAGTGGAGCCACAGGTCCACAACACTGTGCTGCTAGCTGAGAGGCCCGCTGCTAACCTGCAGGGCATGATAGTGGTCAACGGGCCTCCGCCAGGACCCGCCCAGGGCCAGGGGATGGTgctggtggagaggagtggag AAAATCATTCTGGCATCCAGGCACTTTCCGCATGA
- the LOC136936589 gene encoding desmoglein-2.1-like produces METAPTFTLLLCSAILLCGDWALGGPCMQRHLKRHKREWVVPPQKLKENFDYTDRKYVAIIRSDLEDSGERLFYTLFGPGANKDPVNLFIVGENDGQIRIRGILDRERIPKYTLTGVAKFQNETVAEERIDLNIEVVDENDNPPVFDIQAPASVIESSPPGTVVTKVTATDADEANSLHSKISYSITKQEPTDGAMLFSIDRNTGLISVKNPSIDREKHDSYLLTIKGTDMDGASSGNTGTTQVKIQVVDINDNLPVLEKDEYSGSITENTVDVEVMRFQALDSDLDKTDNWLAEFEIVSGNEDQIFGIHTDPRTNEGVLTLKKPVDFELHPNLQLVLVVTNKALFIGGAGVAGGTGGGTWGGTGSGTGTVSSGASGSKPVIGGGKRYPVKIAVKNLPDGPVFRPAVKPLSLSESTGDSVSKVIATYNALDGDTGETADNVQYAKGFDPDNWLSVNPDTAEITLNKQPDRESPYLINGTYYAKILCLTKDMPIKTATGTIAIHVEDSNDNCPVLISTQEYLCSGTELFNVTAEDKDANPNGAPLKFTLVSEESMGVWRVEEISDTSVSLRAMEPLWPGLYDITLIIQDQQGLACPEPQHLLLQVCTCSYSNNRTCGVKGAAGEMAALKGSSSFGLPGISILVLAFLILLCEYD; encoded by the exons ATGGAGACAGCCCCAACCTTCACCTTGCTGCTGTGCTCTGCCATTCTG CTCTGTGGTGACTGGGCGTTGGGTGGGCCCTGCATGCAGAGGCACTTGAAGCGCCACAAGAGAGAATGGGTCGTCCCACCACAAAAGCTCAAGGAAAACTTTGACTACACCGACAGGAAATACGTTGCCATA ATTCGATCAGATCTGGAGGATAGCGGGGAGAGACTCTTCTATACCCTGTTCGGCCCTGGAGCTAACAAGGAtcctgtcaatctgttcatcgTGGGAGAGAATGACGGGCAGATCCGCATTAGAGGAATTCTAGACCGAGAACGGATACCCAAATACACa CTGACTGGTGTGGCCAAATTTCAAAATGAAACAGTGGCGGAGGAAAGAATTGACTTGAACATTGAGGTGGTGGATGAAAACGACAACCCACCTGTATTTGACATACAGGCGCCGGCCAGTGTCATAGAGTCCAGCCCTCCAG GGACAGTGGTTACCAAGGTAACTGCCACCGACGCTGATGAGGCCAACTCTCTCCACTCCAAGATCTCCTACAGCATCACCAAGCAGGAGCCGACTGATGGCGCCATGCTTTTCAGCATCGACAGGAACACAGGATTAATCTCTGTCAAGAATCCATCGATTGACAGAGAG aaACACGATTCTTACCTTCTGACCATCAAAGGAACTGATATGGATGGAGCATCCAGTGGCAACACAGGCACAACTCAAGTGAAAATTCAAGTTGTGGACATCAACGACAACCTCCCAGTTCTGGAGAAAGATGAG TACTCTGGGAGCATTACTGAGAACACAGTAGACGTAGAGGTCATGAGGTTCCAGGCCCTGGACTCAGACCTGGACAAAACAGACAACTGGCTCGCTGAATTTGAAATCGTCTCCGGAAACGAAGACCAAATCTTCGGCATTCACACCGACCCCAGGACCAACGAGGGGGTGCTCACTCTTAAAAAG CCTGTTGATTTTGAGTTGCATCCTAACTTACAGTTAGTGTTGGTGGTGACAAACAAGGCACTTTTCATAGGCGGGGCCGGGGTTGCAGGTGGAACTGGCGGTGGAACTTGGGGTGGAACTGGCAGTGGCACTGGAACGGTCTCCAGTGGAGCATCAGGGAGTAAGCCGGTAATTGGAGGCGGTAAAAGATACCCTGTGAAGATTGCTGTGAAAAACCTTCCTGACGGCCCTGTGTTCAGGCCTGCAGTCAAGCCTTTGTCCTTATCAGAAAGCACAGGAGACAGTGTATCTAAAGTGATCGCTACTTACAATGCCTTAGACGGAGACACTGGAGAAACGGCAGACAATGTCCA ATATGCTAAAGGTTTTGACCCCGACAACTGGCTGTCGGTCAACCCGGACACAGCTGAGATCACACTCAACAAGCAGCCGGATCGAGAGTCGCCGTACCTGATCAATGGGACATACTACGCTAAGATACTCTGCTTGACCAAAG ACATGCCCATAAAGACAGCGACAGGAACCATCGCTATACACGTGGAGGACTCAAATGACAACTGCCCCGTGCTAATCAGCACGCAGGAATACCTGTGCTCCGGCACGGAACTGTTCAACGTCACGGCGGAAGATAAAGACGCGAATCCCAACGGAGCTCCTTTGAAATTCACGCTGGTGTCTGAGGAGAGCATGGGGgtttggagggtggaggagatatCAG ACACCAGTGTCTCTCTCAGGGCCATGGAGCCCTTGTGGCCCGGCCTGTATGACATCACCCTCATCATACAGGACCAGCAGGGGCTGGCCTGCCCGGAACCTCAGCACCTCCTGTTACAAGTGTGCACCTGCTCCTACTCCAACAACAGGACCTGTGGGGTCAAAGGTGCAGCCGGAGAGATGGCGGCTTTAAAGGGGTCGTCGTCGTTCGGACTGCCGGGGATCAGTATCCTGGTGTTGGCGTTTCTGATACTGCTGTGTGAGTATGACTAG